The following are encoded together in the Arcobacter aquimarinus genome:
- a CDS encoding response regulator — translation MVNSEFLKEQVLLFVEDEDLAREQLGKILTRLFKKVILAANGQEGFEKFKDSFNSEEKIDLIISDINMPILSGLEMLEKIRELDSIVPLIYTTARSETENIIKAIDLNVSSYILKPIDTAILIKKMSDACEKKYIQNQLDEKQNELKKYLEAVDDVALIYKMDINGNILFANKSLLETSKYSIDELKQIGFYGLIHPDIPKEYIEKTWSILKEGTNWSGNTKFLSKDGEAFYLKNTIFKLNTNNCTEYITIGFSTTKENIEKREFQKKVIKTLQDFNKKEYAYKKSFQELSDRIKQLESYIPRLQEELEEQKAKTLSRQRQLDHYELQMHNVDEKYYGHMTTKSKEAEEYSKNVLLLKQEKNTLVEKIKNQQEEIAATKKELALLTETNEQKNKRILELKDVIKSLETKIKELTEPSE, via the coding sequence ATGGTGAATTCAGAATTTCTAAAAGAACAAGTTTTACTATTTGTAGAAGATGAAGATTTAGCAAGAGAACAACTTGGAAAGATATTAACTAGGTTATTTAAAAAAGTAATCTTAGCTGCAAATGGACAAGAAGGGTTTGAAAAATTCAAAGACTCTTTTAATTCAGAAGAAAAAATTGATTTAATTATCTCTGATATAAATATGCCTATATTAAGTGGTCTAGAAATGCTAGAAAAAATAAGAGAACTTGATAGTATAGTTCCTCTTATTTATACGACTGCAAGAAGTGAAACAGAAAATATCATAAAAGCTATTGATTTAAATGTTAGTAGTTATATTCTAAAACCTATTGATACAGCCATATTAATCAAAAAAATGTCTGATGCTTGTGAAAAGAAATATATCCAAAATCAATTAGATGAAAAACAAAATGAGTTAAAAAAATACCTTGAAGCTGTTGATGATGTAGCTTTGATTTATAAAATGGATATAAATGGAAATATTTTATTTGCAAATAAAAGTTTATTAGAAACTTCGAAGTACTCAATAGATGAGTTAAAGCAGATTGGATTTTATGGTTTAATTCATCCTGATATTCCAAAAGAGTATATAGAAAAAACTTGGAGTATTTTAAAAGAAGGTACAAACTGGAGTGGAAATACCAAATTTTTATCAAAAGATGGGGAAGCTTTTTATTTAAAAAATACAATTTTTAAACTTAACACAAATAATTGTACTGAATATATAACTATTGGTTTTTCAACAACTAAAGAAAATATTGAAAAAAGAGAATTTCAGAAAAAAGTTATTAAAACCTTACAAGATTTTAATAAAAAAGAGTATGCCTATAAAAAATCATTTCAAGAACTATCGGATAGAATTAAACAATTAGAATCTTATATTCCAAGGCTTCAAGAAGAATTAGAAGAACAAAAAGCAAAAACCTTAAGTAGACAAAGACAACTTGACCATTATGAGTTACAAATGCATAACGTTGACGAAAAATATTATGGTCATATGACTACAAAAAGTAAAGAAGCAGAAGAGTATTCAAAAAACGTTTTGTTATTAAAACAAGAGAAAAATACACTTGTAGAAAAAATAAAAAATCAACAAGAAGAGATAGCTGCAACTAAGAAAGAGTTGGCTTTATTGACTGAAACAAATGAACAAAAAAATAAAAGAATTTTAGAATTAAAGGATGTAATTAAATCTTTAGAAACAAAAATAAAAGAGTTAACAGAACCTTCAGAATAA
- a CDS encoding HD-GYP domain-containing protein — MNFKSMKIVSIDDNENNLFLIESICTEMELQVRSFSEPLEALMYVLQNQVDMILIDYMMPNLNGLEFIEEYRKKIKNVPIIMITAAGDDENIHKRAFELGANDFLSKPVNFVIFKARTINLLTNYQNQILLEDKAKLLEKEVEKATENLLKREHETLTILGKTAEYKDPETASHVARVAYYSKLLAKGYGLSEKEQDILFYSAPFHDLGKIGIEDKILLKPSKLTNEEFETMKKHPKIGYEILKNSQSEYLQAGAIIALTHHEKINGSGYPNGLKGDDIHIFGRIVAIADVFDALTSFRPYKQAWSFEDAVNYLQEKSGKEFDTKLVEIFINNIDEVTVIYNSFKDE; from the coding sequence ATGAATTTTAAAAGCATGAAAATAGTATCCATAGATGATAATGAAAATAATCTTTTCTTAATAGAATCTATTTGTACAGAAATGGAACTACAAGTAAGAAGTTTTAGTGAACCTCTTGAAGCACTTATGTATGTACTTCAAAATCAAGTTGATATGATTTTAATTGATTATATGATGCCTAATCTAAATGGTCTTGAATTTATTGAAGAATATAGAAAAAAAATAAAAAATGTTCCAATTATCATGATTACAGCTGCAGGAGATGATGAGAATATCCATAAGAGAGCTTTTGAATTAGGAGCAAATGATTTCTTAAGTAAACCTGTTAATTTTGTTATATTTAAAGCAAGAACAATAAATCTTTTAACAAACTATCAAAATCAAATATTATTAGAAGATAAAGCTAAACTTTTAGAAAAAGAAGTTGAAAAAGCAACTGAAAATTTATTAAAAAGAGAACATGAAACACTTACAATTTTAGGTAAAACGGCTGAATATAAAGACCCTGAAACAGCTTCACACGTTGCTAGAGTTGCTTATTATTCCAAATTACTTGCAAAGGGTTATGGACTGAGCGAAAAAGAACAAGATATACTTTTTTATTCAGCTCCATTTCATGATTTAGGTAAAATTGGAATTGAAGATAAAATACTTTTAAAACCTTCTAAATTAACTAATGAAGAGTTTGAAACAATGAAAAAGCATCCCAAAATTGGTTATGAAATTCTAAAAAATTCTCAAAGTGAATATCTACAAGCAGGAGCTATAATAGCACTAACTCATCATGAAAAAATAAATGGTTCTGGTTATCCAAATGGACTAAAAGGTGATGATATTCATATTTTTGGAAGAATTGTAGCTATTGCTGATGTATTCGATGCGTTAACCTCTTTTAGACCATACAAACAAGCTTGGAGTTTTGAAGATGCTGTAAACTATTTACAAGAAAAAAGTGGCAAAGAGTTTGATACAAAATTAGTTGAAATATTTATAAATAATATTGATGAAGTAACTGTTATTTATAATTCATTTAAAGATGAGTAA
- a CDS encoding ATP-binding protein, translating into MKKIFSIFKDPYIGPIFIISIILLVIMIFIIPKYSYENQKNIMEKKAIDIVNNLKKIRAYYTEYIIKDLKNHPEININFDHKIKDNTIPLPATLLHDFTELLAEENMEIKLYSEYPFENRKDRVLNDFQKESLSYLINNPTEIYSKIIQTSMGKKFAVAIPDIFFDQTCVNCHNTRIDSPKRDWKLGDVRGVIKVNIPIEKELHLSSNQVLTLFLILVTLILILGIHYTIMSMRRTKEHEKIKINLEEEIDKRTKELQNSIKILNQYKNAVDSSSIVSKTDKYGKITFVNDEFCKISKYTKEELIGKNHNIIRHEDMPKEIFKDLWETIKSKQIWKGQIKNKAKDGASYYVASTIAPILNLDDEIEEYLAIRLDVSEIIEGQLKAKRADEAKSTFLANMSHEIRTPLNAIIGFSELLDKSQNLDTQSKKQAQIINSSAVSLLTIINDILDVSKIDSGNFTLSIEESNIILISENVIELFSKRAMEKHLKLIFNLDPKVPICIETDGVRLKQVLSNLLSNAIKFTPKNGVVSLNISLIENLNKKAKIRFEVEDTGIGIAKEKLITIFDPFIQVDNKSNREYQGTGLGLSICSHIIKSLNSNIFVQSVENQGTKFYFELEVKTCIDNLCINKNYLHHLNFKIINKNSSIFNHAKQYLELFGAIEDETKAIDVIIYCCSNNFEKELQEIKKNYINTALLILHEYEDDLENLNLDENEYALSLPLYASKINDAIEELLNKTNKRKIVINGIKKFNGKILVAEDNSANQELISYILEEMGIEFTIKNNGLEILNEFKKESFDLILMDINMPVLDGVETFKQIRIYEKENNLEKTPIVALTANAIKGDKQRFLDIGMDNYLTKPINVKELKNIFDIYLVNKILNEENK; encoded by the coding sequence ATGAAAAAAATATTCTCAATTTTTAAAGACCCATATATTGGACCTATTTTTATAATTTCTATAATTCTTCTTGTAATTATGATTTTCATAATTCCAAAATACTCTTATGAAAATCAAAAAAACATTATGGAAAAGAAAGCTATTGATATTGTAAATAATCTAAAAAAAATAAGAGCTTATTACACAGAATACATAATAAAAGACCTAAAAAATCATCCTGAAATAAATATAAATTTTGACCATAAAATAAAAGATAATACTATTCCATTACCTGCTACTTTACTTCATGATTTTACAGAACTTTTGGCTGAAGAAAATATGGAAATAAAACTATATAGTGAATATCCATTTGAAAATAGAAAAGATAGAGTTTTAAATGATTTTCAAAAAGAATCATTAAGTTATTTAATAAACAATCCAACGGAGATTTACTCAAAAATTATACAAACTTCTATGGGAAAAAAATTTGCTGTTGCAATTCCTGATATATTTTTTGACCAAACTTGTGTAAATTGTCATAATACAAGAATAGATAGTCCAAAAAGAGATTGGAAATTAGGTGATGTAAGAGGAGTAATTAAAGTAAATATTCCTATAGAAAAAGAGTTACATTTATCAAGTAATCAAGTTTTAACACTATTTTTGATTTTAGTAACATTAATATTGATTTTAGGTATTCACTACACTATTATGTCTATGAGACGAACAAAAGAGCATGAAAAAATAAAAATTAATCTTGAAGAAGAAATAGATAAAAGAACAAAAGAATTACAAAATAGTATAAAAATTTTAAATCAATATAAAAATGCTGTAGATTCAAGTTCTATTGTTTCAAAAACTGATAAATATGGAAAAATAACCTTTGTAAATGATGAGTTTTGTAAAATTTCAAAATATACAAAAGAAGAACTAATTGGAAAAAATCACAACATTATAAGACATGAAGATATGCCAAAAGAGATTTTCAAAGATTTATGGGAAACTATAAAATCAAAACAAATCTGGAAAGGTCAAATAAAAAACAAAGCAAAAGATGGAGCTTCTTATTATGTAGCTTCAACAATTGCTCCTATTTTAAACTTAGATGATGAAATTGAAGAGTATTTAGCAATAAGACTTGATGTTTCAGAGATTATAGAAGGTCAACTAAAAGCAAAAAGAGCAGATGAAGCAAAATCTACATTTTTAGCAAATATGAGTCATGAAATAAGAACTCCATTAAATGCAATTATTGGTTTTTCTGAACTTTTAGATAAATCACAAAATTTAGACACTCAAAGTAAAAAACAAGCACAAATTATAAATTCAAGTGCTGTTTCACTTCTTACAATAATAAATGATATTTTAGATGTTTCAAAAATAGATAGTGGAAATTTTACTTTATCTATAGAAGAGTCTAATATTATTTTAATTAGTGAGAATGTAATAGAACTTTTTTCAAAAAGAGCAATGGAAAAACATCTAAAACTTATATTTAATTTAGACCCAAAAGTTCCTATTTGCATAGAAACAGACGGGGTTAGATTAAAACAAGTTTTATCAAATCTTTTAAGTAATGCTATAAAATTTACTCCCAAAAATGGAGTTGTATCTTTAAATATTTCATTAATAGAAAATTTAAATAAAAAAGCAAAAATAAGATTTGAAGTTGAAGATACAGGAATTGGAATTGCCAAAGAAAAGTTAATCACAATATTTGATCCATTTATTCAAGTTGATAATAAATCAAATAGAGAATATCAAGGAACAGGTTTAGGTTTGAGTATTTGTTCTCACATCATAAAATCTTTAAATTCAAATATATTTGTGCAAAGTGTAGAAAATCAAGGAACAAAATTTTATTTTGAATTAGAAGTTAAAACTTGCATTGATAACTTATGTATAAATAAAAATTATTTACATCATTTAAATTTTAAAATAATAAATAAAAACAGCTCTATTTTTAACCACGCTAAACAATATTTAGAACTATTTGGTGCAATTGAAGATGAAACTAAAGCAATTGATGTAATTATTTATTGTTGTAGTAATAATTTCGAAAAAGAGTTACAAGAAATTAAAAAAAATTATATTAATACAGCTTTATTAATTTTACATGAATATGAAGATGATTTAGAAAACTTAAATTTAGATGAAAATGAGTATGCCCTATCTCTTCCTCTTTATGCTTCAAAAATCAATGATGCAATTGAAGAGTTATTGAATAAAACTAATAAAAGAAAAATAGTTATAAATGGAATCAAAAAATTTAATGGAAAAATCTTAGTTGCAGAAGATAATAGTGCAAATCAAGAACTAATCTCTTATATTTTAGAAGAAATGGGCATAGAATTTACCATAAAAAACAATGGTTTAGAAATCTTAAATGAGTTTAAAAAAGAATCTTTTGATTTAATTTTAATGGATATAAATATGCCTGTTTTAGATGGTGTTGAAACTTTTAAACAAATAAGAATCTATGAAAAAGAAAATAACTTAGAAAAAACACCTATAGTTGCCCTAACAGCAAATGCTATAAAAGGTGATAAACAAAGATTTTTAGATATTGGTATGGATAACTATCTTACAAAGCCTATAAATGTAAAAGAGTTAAAAAATATCTTTGATATTTATTTAGTAAATAAAATTTTAAATGAGGAAAACAAATGA